From Anaerolineae bacterium, the proteins below share one genomic window:
- a CDS encoding alpha/beta hydrolase, whose amino-acid sequence MPAMDISEHVCIHYEEVNPPGSPPVLLLHGLGSAGADWFFQFEALSRAGFRVLAPDLRGFGRSSAPPKITVKAMADDMAIFLKKLNAYPAHVVGISMGGAVALQLALDHRDLVSKLVLVNTFARMRFTSLREVLYLFTRLLLISLLGLEKQAEIVARRVFPHPGQEALRNNLRQRILHTNPYSYRSALKSLQKFNVFPRLKELNMPVLVVTGAEDTTVHPKVQEEMARAIPGAKHIIVEGSGHGIIADNPEAFNRILLEFLKG is encoded by the coding sequence ATGCCAGCGATGGATATCTCCGAACACGTCTGCATCCACTATGAGGAGGTAAACCCCCCAGGTTCCCCTCCGGTTCTCCTTCTCCACGGCCTTGGCTCCGCTGGGGCCGATTGGTTTTTCCAGTTTGAAGCTCTCTCCAGGGCTGGGTTTCGGGTCCTTGCACCGGATCTGAGGGGTTTTGGACGCTCCAGTGCTCCGCCCAAAATTACGGTGAAGGCCATGGCTGATGATATGGCTATCTTCCTCAAGAAGCTCAATGCTTATCCTGCCCACGTGGTGGGGATATCCATGGGTGGGGCAGTGGCCCTCCAGCTCGCTCTTGACCATAGGGATCTGGTTAGCAAACTGGTTCTGGTAAACACTTTTGCCCGGATGAGGTTCACAAGCCTGAGGGAAGTTTTATACCTTTTCACAAGGCTCTTGTTGATTTCCCTTTTGGGGCTTGAGAAGCAGGCCGAAATAGTGGCCAGGCGGGTTTTCCCCCACCCAGGCCAGGAAGCCCTCCGTAACAATCTGAGACAGCGCATCCTCCACACCAACCCTTATTCTTACCGTTCGGCTCTGAAATCCCTTCAGAAGTTTAATGTTTTTCCCCGGCTCAAGGAATTGAACATGCCTGTTCTGGTGGTCACAGGAGCCGAAGATACAACAGTCCACCCCAAAGTTCAGGAAGAGATGGCCAGGGCTATCCCAGGAGCCAAGCATATAATCGTGGAAGGAAGCGGGCATGGCATCATCGCTGACAATCCAGAGGCTTTCAACCGGATTTTGCTGGAATTTCTGAAAGGGTGA
- the hypE gene encoding hydrogenase expression/formation protein HypE — MTFQCPIPISEYPTVLLAHGGGGKLTHMLIERIFLPAFANPALEPLHDGAILEVGGVRLAFTTDSFVVSPIFFPGGDIGCLAVHGTVNDLAMCGARPLALSAGFILEEGFPMEDLCRVVESMKEAASRAGVPIVTGDTKVVDRGKGDGVFINTTGIGLIPPGIHISPKRARPGDLILINGAIAVHGIAIMSVREGLEFETTLLSDTAPLHDLVARILEVGGDRVHVLRDPTRGGLASALNEIASRARVGILLDEASIPIWEEVKGACEILGLDPLYVANEGKCLVIVARDKAEEVLEAMRAHPLGQEAAIIGEVVEEHPGQVILRSRIGGMRVVDMLSGEQLPRIC; from the coding sequence ATGACCTTCCAGTGCCCAATCCCGATATCCGAGTATCCTACAGTCCTTCTGGCTCATGGAGGCGGGGGAAAACTCACCCACATGCTCATAGAGCGGATCTTTCTTCCAGCGTTTGCTAATCCCGCCCTGGAACCCCTCCACGATGGAGCAATCCTGGAGGTTGGTGGGGTGCGCCTTGCTTTCACTACCGATTCCTTTGTGGTTAGTCCCATTTTCTTCCCCGGTGGGGACATCGGCTGTCTGGCAGTTCATGGGACGGTAAATGACCTGGCTATGTGCGGAGCGAGGCCCCTGGCCCTTTCGGCTGGGTTCATTCTGGAAGAAGGGTTTCCCATGGAAGACCTGTGCCGGGTTGTAGAATCTATGAAGGAAGCCGCCAGCAGAGCCGGCGTTCCCATCGTCACCGGCGATACCAAAGTGGTAGATAGGGGCAAAGGTGATGGGGTTTTCATAAACACCACGGGTATAGGCTTGATTCCGCCTGGAATTCACATCTCCCCCAAAAGGGCAAGGCCCGGGGATTTAATCCTCATAAACGGCGCTATAGCAGTGCACGGAATCGCCATAATGTCGGTAAGGGAAGGGTTAGAATTTGAGACCACCCTCCTCAGCGATACAGCTCCTCTGCATGACCTTGTGGCCAGGATTTTGGAGGTAGGTGGGGATAGAGTCCATGTTCTCAGGGATCCCACGAGGGGGGGGCTGGCCAGCGCTCTTAATGAAATAGCCTCCAGAGCCAGGGTGGGTATACTTCTTGATGAAGCCTCTATCCCTATCTGGGAAGAGGTAAAAGGAGCTTGTGAAATCCTCGGGCTCGACCCTCTCTATGTGGCTAATGAGGGGAAATGCCTGGTTATTGTAGCACGGGATAAAGCGGAAGAGGTGCTGGAGGCCATGCGGGCTCATCCTTTGGGCCAGGAAGCGGCTATAATTGGGGAAGTGGTGGAAGAGCATCCAGGGCAGGTGATCCTGCGGAGCAGGATAGGGGGTATGAGGGTGGTGGACATGCTGAGCGGTGAGCAATTACCCCGCATATGCTGA
- the hypD gene encoding hydrogenase formation protein HypD: MKFVDEYRREEDARKLIAAIHRLVTKPWTIMEVCGGQTHTILKSGIDRLLPPEVTVVHGPGCPVCVTPLELIDKAIALARMPRIIFTSFGDMLRVPGSDGDLLSVKAQGGDVRMVYSPLDALRLAQKNPEREIVFFAVGFETTAPANAMAIWQARQMGLKNFSVLCAQVRVPPAIELILNDPHNKVQGFIAAGHVCTVMGYWEYEPIAEKYRVPIVVTGFEPLDLLQGIYMVLRALEEGRWGVENQYVRSVRREGNLQAQRLMGEVFQICDRQWRGIGLVRGGGLCLKPEFSEFDAERRFGLQGITVSESPVCIAGDILQGKKKPYDCPAFGRDCTPEHPLGAPMVSSEGACAAYYQYGRER; the protein is encoded by the coding sequence ATGAAGTTTGTGGATGAGTACCGAAGGGAGGAAGATGCTCGTAAGCTGATCGCAGCTATCCACCGCCTGGTAACCAAGCCCTGGACTATAATGGAGGTCTGCGGAGGGCAGACCCACACTATTTTAAAATCCGGCATAGATCGTCTTCTTCCTCCTGAGGTCACAGTAGTGCATGGGCCAGGATGCCCAGTGTGTGTAACTCCTCTTGAGCTCATAGATAAGGCTATCGCCCTGGCTCGCATGCCCCGGATAATCTTCACTTCCTTCGGCGATATGCTTAGAGTTCCAGGGAGCGACGGAGACCTCCTGAGCGTCAAAGCACAAGGCGGAGATGTCCGGATGGTCTACTCCCCCCTTGATGCCCTGCGCCTGGCTCAGAAAAACCCCGAACGGGAAATAGTGTTCTTTGCGGTAGGTTTTGAGACCACAGCTCCGGCCAATGCTATGGCTATATGGCAGGCCAGACAGATGGGTTTAAAAAATTTCTCGGTCCTGTGCGCTCAGGTCAGGGTTCCACCGGCTATAGAGCTCATCCTCAACGATCCCCACAACAAGGTGCAGGGTTTTATTGCCGCTGGCCACGTCTGCACTGTTATGGGCTACTGGGAATATGAACCTATAGCCGAAAAATACCGGGTTCCCATCGTGGTCACAGGTTTTGAGCCTTTGGACCTTCTCCAGGGCATTTACATGGTCCTCAGGGCCCTGGAGGAGGGCCGATGGGGCGTAGAAAACCAGTATGTCCGTTCGGTCCGGAGGGAAGGTAACCTCCAGGCCCAGAGGCTTATGGGGGAGGTCTTTCAGATCTGCGACCGTCAGTGGCGGGGGATTGGCCTTGTGCGTGGTGGAGGGCTTTGTCTGAAGCCAGAGTTTTCCGAGTTTGATGCTGAAAGGCGATTTGGCCTCCAGGGAATAACGGTTTCCGAATCCCCCGTTTGCATTGCTGGCGATATACTCCAAGGGAAAAAGAAGCCTTACGATTGCCCTGCTTTCGGAAGAGATTGCACACCCGAGCACCCCCTGGGTGCTCCTATGGTTTCCTCCGAAGGAGCCTGCGCCGCCTATTATCAGTACGGGAGGGAGCGATGA
- a CDS encoding HypC/HybG/HupF family hydrogenase formation chaperone: MCLGVPGKVLSIEENPLGITIGKVSFGGIVKEVCLAYVPDVQVGDYVVVHVGFAISKIDEEQAKSFFEFLGQIEQELEDKP; encoded by the coding sequence ATGTGCCTAGGAGTGCCAGGGAAAGTCCTCAGCATTGAAGAAAATCCGCTGGGCATAACTATAGGCAAGGTGAGCTTCGGAGGAATAGTCAAAGAAGTCTGCCTCGCTTATGTCCCCGACGTCCAGGTGGGGGATTATGTGGTGGTTCACGTAGGCTTTGCCATAAGCAAGATCGACGAGGAGCAAGCGAAATCTTTCTTTGAGTTTCTGGGACAAATAGAGCAGGAGCTGGAAGATAAGCCATGA
- a CDS encoding HypC/HybG/HupF family hydrogenase formation chaperone: MHTFIGEVVEILEEGERRAKVKVGRAFVKVSVELLPEVKVGDKILLCAGVALGKISAEVEDVPRSARESPQH; this comes from the coding sequence ATGCATACTTTTATTGGCGAAGTGGTGGAAATATTAGAAGAAGGAGAACGTAGGGCTAAGGTGAAGGTAGGTAGGGCTTTCGTAAAGGTTAGCGTTGAATTGTTGCCTGAAGTTAAAGTGGGTGATAAAATTCTTCTCTGTGCTGGAGTGGCTCTGGGGAAAATCTCTGCGGAGGTAGAAGATGTGCCTAGGAGTGCCAGGGAAAGTCCTCAGCATTGA